The following are encoded together in the Streptomyces sp. NBC_00358 genome:
- a CDS encoding alpha/beta hydrolase, with translation MTRFARWTAAVAAALLVAGCGGGSSGGTQGEGKNGDDPPSAAKASGGSPGLPASLTSQRLDWGRCKGTSNSPAPGSGWQCATLKVPLDYAKPGGGTIGLALIRSKATGTRDKRIGSLLFNFGGPGGSGVSTMPAYESVVGTLHDRYDLVSWDPRGVAASEGVRCRGDKAIQASESVDATPDDAAEEAAYFKDAADFGKGCAKAAGKLMSHVSTTDTARDMDLMRQVLGDRRMHYFGISYGTELGGVYAHLFPKNVGRLVLDAVVDPSADTVGHAKNQTLGFQRALNDYLKSTGQDPAQGSRKIADLLKRIDAKPLRTTGGRELSQTLALTGIVLPLYSKEGWPRLTEALKDAEGGDGSALLALADGYNDRDASGHYGTTTHSQRVISCLDDKQRPTPEETRRRLPEFEKISPVFGDFMGWDTAGWCHDWPVAGQYDTPEVSAPGAAPVLVVGNTGDPATPYEGARRMADELGKGVGVELTWKGEGHGAYGSGSDCVDSTVNSYLMDGTVPRDGKVCS, from the coding sequence ATGACACGGTTCGCACGATGGACGGCCGCGGTTGCCGCCGCGTTGCTGGTGGCCGGCTGCGGCGGGGGCTCGTCCGGCGGCACCCAGGGCGAGGGGAAGAACGGCGACGATCCGCCGTCCGCGGCGAAGGCTTCCGGCGGGTCGCCCGGCCTGCCCGCCTCGCTCACCTCGCAGAGGCTCGACTGGGGCCGCTGCAAAGGCACTTCAAACTCCCCCGCGCCCGGGAGCGGCTGGCAGTGCGCGACGCTCAAGGTGCCGCTGGACTACGCGAAGCCGGGCGGCGGGACGATCGGTCTGGCGCTCATCCGCTCGAAGGCGACCGGCACCCGGGACAAGCGCATCGGCTCGCTCCTGTTCAACTTCGGCGGCCCCGGCGGCTCGGGCGTCTCCACCATGCCGGCCTACGAGAGCGTGGTCGGCACACTCCACGACCGCTACGACCTGGTGAGCTGGGACCCGCGGGGAGTCGCCGCCAGCGAAGGCGTGCGGTGCCGCGGGGACAAGGCGATCCAGGCCTCCGAGTCGGTGGACGCCACACCGGACGACGCGGCAGAGGAAGCGGCGTACTTCAAGGACGCGGCGGACTTCGGCAAGGGCTGCGCGAAGGCCGCCGGGAAGCTGATGTCCCATGTCTCGACGACCGACACGGCCCGCGACATGGACCTGATGCGCCAGGTCCTCGGCGACCGCCGGATGCACTACTTCGGCATCTCGTACGGCACCGAACTGGGCGGCGTGTACGCCCACTTGTTCCCGAAGAACGTGGGACGTCTGGTGCTCGACGCGGTCGTCGACCCGAGCGCGGACACCGTGGGCCACGCCAAGAACCAGACGCTGGGCTTCCAGCGCGCCCTGAACGACTACCTCAAGTCCACCGGCCAGGACCCCGCGCAGGGCTCCCGGAAGATCGCGGACCTGCTGAAGCGGATCGACGCCAAGCCCCTGCGCACCACCGGCGGGCGCGAGCTCAGCCAGACCCTGGCTCTGACCGGCATCGTGCTGCCGCTCTACAGCAAGGAGGGCTGGCCGCGCCTCACCGAAGCGCTGAAGGACGCCGAGGGCGGGGACGGTTCGGCCCTGCTGGCGCTCGCCGACGGTTACAACGATCGGGACGCCTCGGGGCACTACGGCACGACGACGCATTCCCAACGGGTCATATCGTGCTTGGACGACAAGCAGCGCCCGACTCCCGAGGAGACCCGGAGGCGGCTGCCCGAGTTCGAGAAGATCTCACCCGTCTTCGGGGACTTCATGGGCTGGGACACGGCGGGCTGGTGCCACGACTGGCCGGTGGCCGGTCAGTACGACACCCCCGAGGTCAGTGCGCCGGGAGCCGCACCCGTCCTGGTCGTCGGCAACACCGGGGACCCGGCGACACCCTACGAGGGCGCCCGCAGGATGGCGGACGAGCTCGGCAAGGGCGTGGGTGTCGAGCTCACCTGGAAGGGCGAGGGCCATGGCGCCTACGGGAGTGGGAGCGACTGCGTCGACTCGACCGTGAACAGCTACCTGATGGACGGGACGGTGCCGAGGGACGGCAAGGTCTGCTCATGA
- a CDS encoding spherulation-specific family 4 protein: MSYLTSTATGSASTDLGLGFGVPGYAHPLVAPVEWDELTRPGTPLHWVVLNVDNGPGERPDPRCLEATGRLRNAGVRVLGLLDAAHGVRPFGETIADARRHLDWYQADGFILDRCPTERAALPEIRRTVGALRALRDGAHIVLGHGTHPHPGYAENADQLVTFSGPWTEYRWSQVAEWTADYPPERFCHFVHGMPRGHLDEALRIARWQGASTIYFTDRSDHGGRTDPWETMPGYWDEIVSRIGTGVSE; encoded by the coding sequence ATGTCGTATCTGACCAGCACCGCGACCGGCAGCGCGAGCACCGACTTAGGACTCGGCTTCGGTGTCCCCGGCTATGCGCACCCCCTCGTCGCTCCCGTGGAATGGGACGAACTCACCCGCCCCGGCACCCCCTTGCACTGGGTCGTCCTGAACGTGGACAACGGTCCCGGCGAACGACCCGACCCGCGCTGCCTGGAGGCCACCGGACGGCTGCGCAACGCGGGCGTCCGGGTGCTGGGACTCCTCGACGCCGCCCATGGCGTCCGCCCCTTCGGCGAAACGATCGCCGACGCGCGCCGCCATCTCGACTGGTACCAGGCCGACGGATTCATCCTCGACCGCTGTCCCACCGAACGCGCCGCGCTCCCTGAGATCCGCCGCACGGTCGGCGCGCTCCGCGCCCTGCGCGACGGCGCCCACATCGTGCTGGGCCACGGCACCCACCCGCACCCGGGATACGCCGAGAACGCCGACCAACTGGTGACCTTCTCGGGCCCCTGGACCGAGTACCGCTGGTCGCAGGTCGCCGAGTGGACCGCCGACTATCCCCCCGAGCGCTTCTGCCACTTCGTGCACGGTATGCCGCGCGGCCACCTGGACGAGGCACTGCGCATCGCCCGCTGGCAGGGCGCCTCGACGATCTACTTCACCGACCGCTCCGATCACGGCGGGCGGACCGACCCCTGGGAGACGATGCCCGGCTACTGGGACGAGATCGTCTCGCGGATCGGAACGGGTGTCTCGGAATGA
- a CDS encoding NAD-dependent epimerase/dehydratase family protein, protein MRVLLIGANGYLGRFVADRLLADPAVQLTALGRGDDADVRFDLASGSPGALTRFLDAVHPGVVINCAGATRGGARDLTRHNTVAVATVCEALRRSGCGARLVQIGCGAEYGPSQPGSSTAEDAVPRPGGPYGVSKLAATELVLGSGLDAVVLRVFSPAGPGTPAGSPLGRLAEALRRAMQASDGELKLGGLGVQRDFIDVRDVARAVHAASLSAAQGVINIGSGRAVRLRDAAAVLARVAGYSGTLHELDGPPGPSMRPSIGHPRPDPDHLAPVAYPYPDGCGSWQQADVRTARDRLGWRPRINLEESLADIWMEAACRI, encoded by the coding sequence ATGAGGGTCCTGTTGATCGGAGCCAACGGCTACCTCGGCCGTTTCGTCGCCGACCGGCTGCTCGCCGACCCGGCCGTGCAGCTCACCGCGCTCGGCCGGGGAGACGACGCCGACGTGCGGTTCGACCTCGCCTCGGGCAGCCCCGGAGCCCTCACCCGCTTCCTGGACGCGGTGCACCCCGGAGTCGTCATCAACTGCGCCGGCGCCACCCGCGGCGGCGCCCGCGACCTGACCCGGCACAACACCGTCGCCGTCGCCACCGTCTGCGAAGCCCTGCGCCGCAGCGGCTGCGGGGCCCGGCTCGTCCAGATCGGCTGCGGCGCCGAGTACGGGCCCAGCCAGCCCGGCTCCTCCACCGCGGAGGACGCCGTCCCGCGCCCGGGTGGCCCGTACGGCGTCAGCAAGCTCGCCGCGACCGAACTCGTCCTCGGCTCCGGCCTGGACGCCGTCGTGCTCCGGGTCTTCTCGCCCGCCGGCCCGGGCACGCCCGCCGGATCGCCGCTCGGCCGGCTCGCCGAAGCCCTGCGCCGTGCCATGCAGGCCAGCGACGGCGAACTGAAGCTCGGCGGCCTCGGCGTGCAACGCGACTTCATCGACGTCCGCGATGTCGCCCGCGCGGTCCACGCCGCCTCCCTGTCCGCCGCACAGGGCGTGATCAACATCGGCTCGGGCCGTGCCGTCCGCCTCCGCGACGCCGCCGCCGTCCTCGCGCGCGTGGCCGGCTACAGCGGCACCCTGCACGAACTCGACGGCCCGCCCGGCCCGTCCATGCGGCCGTCCATCGGCCACCCCCGCCCTGACCCCGACCACCTGGCCCCGGTCGCGTACCCCTACCCGGACGGCTGCGGCAGCTGGCAGCAGGCCGATGTGCGCACCGCTCGCGACCGCCTCGGCTGGCGGCCCCGGATCAACCTCGAGGAATCTCTCGCCGACATCTGGATGGAGGCGGCATGTCGTATCTGA
- a CDS encoding ABC transporter permease, with protein MSGFGGFVLRRALGTAITLFAISVIIYVVFYATPGNVAQITCGPRCSPLQVQQVAAQLHLGDPLYVRYWHFLEGVLVGQDYSTGTSVQHCSAPCLGLSYQTDQQVTQLILTKLPVSLSLVFGAMVVWLVLGVGTGVLSAWRRGRLSERVLTGVTLAGTATPVFVIGLILMIVVCGQLRLLPFPQYVNFSDDPEQWAWNLVLPWLSLALVEAAAFARLTRASMLETLAEDHIRTFRAYGVGERSIIGRHAVRGALASIIALNANTFGSAVGGAVLTETLFGLPGIGQELVHAVNVVDLPVVVGMVLVIGFFVVIANAVADVLYAVADRRVVLA; from the coding sequence ATGAGCGGCTTCGGCGGTTTCGTCCTGCGCCGTGCCCTCGGCACCGCGATCACCCTCTTCGCCATCTCGGTGATCATCTACGTCGTCTTCTACGCCACCCCCGGCAACGTCGCCCAGATCACCTGCGGTCCGCGCTGCTCGCCCCTCCAGGTGCAGCAGGTCGCCGCTCAATTGCATCTCGGGGACCCGCTGTACGTGCGGTACTGGCACTTCCTGGAGGGCGTTCTCGTCGGCCAGGACTACTCGACCGGCACCTCCGTCCAGCACTGCTCGGCGCCCTGCCTCGGGCTGTCGTACCAGACCGACCAGCAGGTCACGCAGTTGATCCTGACGAAGCTGCCGGTCAGCCTGTCGCTGGTGTTCGGCGCGATGGTCGTATGGCTGGTCCTGGGTGTCGGCACCGGTGTGCTCTCGGCGTGGCGGCGCGGCCGGCTCAGCGAGCGCGTGCTGACCGGCGTCACCCTCGCCGGCACGGCCACGCCGGTCTTCGTCATCGGTCTGATCCTGATGATCGTCGTCTGCGGACAACTGCGACTGCTGCCCTTCCCGCAGTACGTGAACTTCTCCGACGACCCGGAGCAGTGGGCGTGGAACCTGGTGCTCCCCTGGTTGTCGCTCGCCCTCGTCGAAGCCGCCGCGTTCGCCCGGCTGACCAGGGCCTCGATGCTGGAGACGCTGGCCGAGGACCACATCCGGACCTTCCGGGCGTACGGCGTCGGCGAGCGGTCGATCATCGGGCGGCACGCCGTCCGGGGCGCCCTCGCCTCGATCATCGCGCTGAACGCCAACACCTTCGGCTCGGCGGTCGGCGGCGCGGTGCTCACCGAGACCCTCTTCGGGCTGCCCGGCATCGGCCAGGAACTGGTGCACGCGGTGAACGTCGTCGACCTTCCGGTGGTCGTCGGCATGGTCCTGGTCATCGGCTTCTTCGTGGTCATCGCCAACGCCGTCGCGGACGTGCTCTACGCGGTGGCCGACCGACGGGTGGTGCTGGCATGA
- a CDS encoding DUF3492 domain-containing protein: MRIGLLTEGGYPYVSGDAGLWCDRLVRGLGQHTFDIYALSRTERQEDRGWIQLPPQVGRVRTAPLWTAPGDGVVHGRRARRRFAEAYGELAAAVCAGPNAVGADVAGDPADSVGAEADRFASALYALAELARDEGGLVGALRSEGAVRALEHACRAPGALRTARTAHVPELLTVAAHIERTLRPLSLDWYEDDALGSADLCHAAAGGAAALPGLLARYFLGVPLLVTEYGVQLRAHYLAPATVGEPPAVRALLAAFHGALATEVYRAATLITPGNTHARRWQERCGADRAKLRTVHPGMEAAHFADVGEGAQGSRCADPDTLVWVGRIEPAKDLISLLHSFAEIRRAEPRTRLRIVGAPAEGPDGATYLAHCRALAAQLFPDEAEGVHAVGDNPVSFEEIGGPEIPSLAEAYAGGALVVLSSVVEGFPISLVEAMFCGRATVSTDVGAVVEVIGGTGLVVPPRNPRALAEACVALLRDPERRERLGAAARARALELFTVEQNITAFRGIYLEIVSHSPVRRVIVDDEGEPLPFGVPAEAHVPGRWTEARRMTAGRPRWAAGAPVRATAPSPQPQPQPHSQPQPQSQPQPVPVPEPLSEALSEPVPVSVGEGA, translated from the coding sequence GTGCGCATCGGACTGCTTACGGAGGGTGGCTATCCGTATGTGAGCGGTGACGCCGGACTCTGGTGCGACCGGCTCGTGCGTGGGCTCGGGCAGCACACGTTCGACATCTACGCGCTCAGCCGCACCGAGCGCCAGGAGGACCGGGGCTGGATCCAGCTACCGCCCCAGGTCGGCCGCGTACGCACCGCACCGCTGTGGACGGCGCCCGGCGACGGGGTCGTGCACGGGCGCCGGGCGCGACGCCGGTTCGCCGAGGCGTACGGGGAACTGGCGGCTGCGGTGTGCGCGGGGCCGAACGCCGTGGGCGCGGACGTCGCCGGGGACCCGGCGGATTCCGTCGGCGCCGAGGCGGACCGTTTCGCCAGCGCCCTGTACGCACTGGCCGAACTCGCCAGGGACGAAGGCGGACTGGTCGGCGCCCTGCGCTCCGAGGGCGCCGTACGCGCCCTGGAACACGCCTGTCGCGCGCCCGGCGCACTCCGCACGGCCCGCACCGCTCACGTCCCCGAACTGCTCACCGTCGCCGCACACATCGAGCGCACCCTGCGCCCCCTGTCGCTCGACTGGTACGAGGACGACGCGCTCGGCTCGGCCGACCTCTGCCACGCCGCGGCCGGCGGAGCCGCAGCGCTGCCCGGCCTCCTGGCCCGTTACTTCCTCGGGGTCCCACTGCTGGTCACCGAGTACGGCGTGCAACTGCGGGCGCACTACCTCGCCCCCGCGACCGTCGGCGAGCCGCCCGCCGTGCGGGCCCTGCTCGCCGCGTTCCACGGCGCGCTCGCCACCGAGGTCTACCGCGCGGCGACGCTCATCACCCCCGGCAACACACACGCCCGCCGCTGGCAGGAGCGCTGCGGCGCCGACCGCGCCAAACTGCGGACCGTCCACCCCGGCATGGAGGCCGCGCACTTCGCGGACGTGGGCGAGGGCGCACAGGGGAGCCGGTGCGCGGACCCCGACACCCTGGTGTGGGTCGGCCGCATCGAACCGGCCAAGGACCTGATCTCCCTGCTGCACTCCTTCGCCGAGATCCGCAGGGCCGAACCGAGGACCCGGCTGCGGATCGTCGGTGCCCCGGCCGAGGGCCCGGACGGTGCGACCTATCTGGCCCACTGCAGGGCACTGGCCGCGCAGCTCTTCCCCGACGAGGCGGAGGGCGTGCACGCGGTCGGCGACAACCCGGTGTCCTTCGAGGAGATCGGCGGCCCGGAGATCCCGAGCCTCGCGGAGGCCTACGCCGGCGGCGCCCTGGTCGTCCTGTCCAGCGTGGTCGAGGGCTTCCCGATCAGTCTCGTCGAGGCCATGTTCTGCGGCCGCGCCACCGTGTCCACGGACGTGGGAGCGGTCGTCGAGGTCATCGGCGGTACGGGGCTGGTGGTTCCGCCGCGCAATCCGCGGGCCCTCGCGGAGGCGTGCGTGGCACTGCTGCGCGACCCCGAGCGGCGTGAGCGTCTGGGCGCCGCCGCCCGCGCACGCGCCCTGGAACTCTTCACCGTCGAGCAGAACATCACGGCATTTCGCGGCATTTACCTGGAGATCGTCTCGCACTCCCCGGTGCGTCGGGTGATCGTGGACGACGAGGGAGAACCATTGCCCTTCGGAGTCCCCGCCGAGGCCCATGTGCCCGGTCGCTGGACCGAGGCCCGCCGCATGACCGCGGGCCGACCGCGCTGGGCGGCGGGAGCACCCGTCCGGGCCACCGCGCCCAGCCCCCAGCCGCAGCCGCAGCCGCACTCGCAGCCCCAGCCGCAGTCGCAGCCTCAGCCCGTGCCAGTGCCCGAGCCCCTGTCCGAGGCCCTGTCCGAGCCGGTGCCCGTTTCCGTGGGGGAGGGCGCGTGA
- the moeZ gene encoding adenylyltransferase/sulfurtransferase MoeZ: MSLPPLVEPASELTVDEVRRYSRHLIIPDVGMDGQKRLKNAKVLCVGAGGLGSPALMYLAAAGVGTLGIVEFDEVDESNLQRQIIHSQADIGRSKAESARDSVLGINPYVNVVLHEVRLEAENVMEIFSQYDLIVDGTDNFATRYLVNDACVLLNKPYVWGSIYRFDGQASVFWSEHGPCYRCLYPEPPPPGMVPSCAEGGVLGVLCASIGSIQVNEAIKLLAGIGEPLVGRLMIYDALEMQYRQVKVRKDPDCAVCSDHPTVTELIDYEAFCGVVSEEAQEAAAGSTITPKQLKEWIDDGENIEIIDVREINEYEIVSIPGAKLIPKNEFLMGTALETLPQDKKIVLHCKTGVRSAEVLAVLKSAGFSDAVHVGGGVIGWVHQIEPDKPVY; this comes from the coding sequence GTGTCGCTGCCACCCCTGGTCGAGCCAGCCTCTGAGCTCACCGTAGACGAGGTCCGCAGGTACTCCCGCCACCTGATCATCCCCGATGTGGGTATGGACGGGCAGAAGCGGCTGAAGAACGCCAAGGTGCTGTGTGTGGGCGCCGGCGGCCTCGGATCGCCGGCACTGATGTACCTGGCCGCGGCGGGCGTCGGCACGCTCGGCATCGTGGAGTTCGACGAGGTCGACGAGTCGAACCTGCAGCGCCAGATCATCCACAGCCAGGCGGACATCGGCCGCTCGAAGGCCGAGTCCGCGCGCGATTCCGTGCTGGGCATCAACCCGTACGTGAACGTGGTCCTTCACGAAGTGCGGCTTGAGGCCGAGAACGTGATGGAGATCTTCAGCCAGTACGACCTGATCGTCGACGGCACGGACAACTTCGCGACCCGCTACCTGGTCAACGACGCGTGCGTGCTGCTCAACAAGCCGTACGTGTGGGGTTCGATCTACCGCTTCGACGGACAGGCCTCGGTCTTCTGGTCCGAGCACGGCCCCTGCTACCGCTGCCTCTACCCGGAGCCCCCGCCGCCCGGCATGGTCCCCTCCTGCGCCGAGGGCGGTGTCCTCGGCGTGCTGTGCGCGTCCATCGGCTCCATCCAGGTCAACGAGGCGATCAAGCTCCTCGCGGGCATCGGCGAGCCGCTGGTCGGCCGCCTGATGATCTACGACGCCCTGGAGATGCAGTACCGCCAGGTCAAGGTCCGCAAGGACCCGGACTGCGCGGTCTGCAGCGACCACCCCACCGTCACCGAACTCATCGACTACGAGGCCTTCTGCGGCGTCGTGTCCGAGGAGGCGCAGGAGGCGGCGGCCGGCTCGACGATCACTCCCAAGCAGCTCAAGGAGTGGATCGACGACGGCGAGAACATCGAGATCATCGACGTCCGCGAGATCAACGAGTACGAGATCGTCTCGATCCCCGGCGCCAAGCTGATCCCGAAGAACGAGTTCCTCATGGGCACCGCCCTGGAGACCCTGCCGCAGGACAAGAAGATCGTCCTGCACTGCAAGACGGGTGTCCGCAGTGCGGAGGTCCTGGCGGTCCTGAAGTCCGCCGGTTTCTCCGACGCGGTGCACGTAGGCGGCGGTGTGATCGGCTGGGTCCACCAGATCGAGCCCGACAAGCCGGTGTACTGA
- a CDS encoding alpha/beta hydrolase: protein MPNPPQPRAAVLAVTAVLLTSWVSGCSTDSKDQDLTAQKLNWKACPAPSEAEGGGSAPSPLPGGAEWECATLKVPLDWSEPKGDTIGLALIRAKASGAPDKRIGSLVFNFGGPGGSGVSTLPAFGQDYAALRTRYDLVSFDPRGVGRSAGVECESDQQLDKFFQQDAIPDDTAEQQELLRNTRTFNAACDKNSGTVLPHVRTTDAARDMDLMRHVLGDAKLHYFGISYGTELGGVYAHLFPKNVGRAVFDGVVDPTQNLEQSSLGQAKGFQLALDNFAEDCTSKVEDCPIGDTPQDVKDRIAKLLKDLESKPIPGAFPRLLTQTAATGGIAQSLYSKDFWEYLTEGLQQAYDGDGKVLMLLSDSLNGRSENGQYSNITAANISINCADDKPRYTADFVQSKVPEFRAASPLFGDYLAWGMVSCTDWAVPGAAEHPDVSAPGAAPILVVGNTGDPATPYEGARAMVNALGKGVGVELTYKGQGHGAYDSKNKCVQGAVNRYLLQGTVPSADTVCS, encoded by the coding sequence ATGCCGAACCCGCCGCAGCCGCGCGCCGCCGTCCTGGCCGTCACCGCCGTCCTGCTGACCTCATGGGTGTCCGGCTGCAGCACCGACTCCAAGGACCAGGACCTGACGGCGCAGAAGCTGAACTGGAAGGCGTGCCCGGCACCGTCCGAGGCCGAAGGCGGCGGCAGCGCCCCCTCGCCCCTGCCGGGCGGCGCGGAGTGGGAGTGCGCCACCTTGAAGGTGCCCCTCGACTGGTCCGAGCCCAAGGGGGACACGATCGGGCTCGCGCTGATCCGGGCGAAGGCGAGCGGCGCCCCGGACAAGCGCATCGGCTCGCTCGTCTTCAACTTCGGCGGCCCCGGCGGCTCGGGCGTCTCCACCCTGCCCGCGTTCGGACAGGACTACGCGGCCCTGCGCACGCGATACGACCTGGTGAGCTTCGACCCGCGCGGAGTGGGCCGCAGCGCGGGCGTCGAGTGCGAGAGCGACCAGCAGCTCGACAAGTTCTTCCAACAGGACGCCATTCCGGACGACACCGCCGAACAGCAGGAGCTGCTGCGGAACACCAGGACGTTCAACGCGGCCTGCGACAAGAACTCCGGCACGGTCCTCCCCCATGTGCGCACGACGGACGCCGCTCGCGACATGGACCTGATGCGCCACGTCCTCGGCGACGCGAAGCTGCACTACTTCGGCATCTCGTACGGCACCGAACTGGGCGGCGTGTACGCCCACTTGTTCCCCAAGAACGTGGGCCGCGCCGTCTTCGACGGGGTCGTCGACCCGACTCAGAACCTGGAGCAGAGCTCTCTCGGACAGGCCAAGGGTTTCCAGCTCGCACTGGACAACTTCGCCGAGGACTGCACCTCGAAGGTCGAGGACTGCCCGATCGGTGACACCCCGCAGGACGTCAAGGACCGCATCGCCAAGCTGCTCAAGGACCTGGAGAGCAAGCCGATCCCCGGCGCCTTCCCCCGCCTGCTCACCCAGACCGCCGCGACCGGCGGCATCGCCCAGTCGCTGTACTCGAAGGACTTCTGGGAGTACCTGACGGAGGGACTCCAGCAGGCGTACGACGGCGACGGCAAGGTGCTGATGCTGCTGTCGGACTCGCTGAACGGGCGCAGCGAGAACGGCCAGTACAGCAACATCACCGCGGCGAACATCTCCATCAACTGCGCCGACGACAAGCCGCGTTACACCGCCGACTTCGTGCAGTCGAAGGTTCCGGAGTTCCGGGCCGCCTCCCCGTTGTTCGGCGACTATCTGGCCTGGGGCATGGTCAGCTGCACCGACTGGGCCGTGCCGGGAGCCGCGGAGCATCCGGACGTCAGCGCCCCCGGAGCGGCACCGATCCTCGTGGTCGGCAACACCGGCGACCCGGCCACGCCGTACGAGGGCGCTCGGGCGATGGTGAACGCGCTCGGCAAGGGCGTCGGAGTCGAGCTGACGTACAAGGGCCAGGGACACGGGGCGTACGACAGCAAGAACAAGTGCGTGCAGGGCGCGGTGAACCGCTATCTGCTGCAGGGCACCGTGCCTTCGGCCGACACCGTCTGTTCCTAG
- a CDS encoding ABC transporter ATP-binding protein, producing MNDSSPTNSTTPSEAVAPLVEVSDLVVDFGDLRAVDGLSFRLERGAALGLVGESGSGKSTVASALLALHRGTGAHVGGTVRVAGVDVQRASDDDLRRLRGGKAAMVFQDPLSSLDPYYAVGDQIAEVYRVHTKASRRAARARAVRVLDRVGIADAARRSRSRPHEFSGGMRQRALIAMALACEPELLIADEPTTALDVTVQAQILDLLHTLRQETGTGLLLVTHDVGVAAESVDEILVMRHGRAVEHGPVTGVLGAPREPYTRELLGAVPRVDTPRVAERTGYDGPGAGPDTGEGPVGVGDGPGGDARRPAARGAEPDDVVLEAVGLRREFGRGKRRFAAVDDVSLSVRRGETLGIVGESGSGKTTLGRMLVGLLEPTAGVVRHAGREQSGIHPSVQMVFQDPVSSLNPRRSVGESIADPLRARGSRERWRDEERIRGRVRELLERVGLEGAHYDRYPHEFSGGQRQRVGIARALAAEPHAIVCDEPVSALDVTTQAQVVALLGELQRELGLALVFVAHDLAVVRQVSDQVAVMRRGRLVEYGPADEVYESPRDPYTRQLLAAVPALDPEVAARRRAERKELSPDPA from the coding sequence ATGAACGACTCTTCCCCAACCAATTCCACGACCCCTTCGGAGGCCGTGGCCCCGCTGGTCGAAGTGAGTGACCTCGTCGTCGACTTCGGGGACCTGCGCGCCGTCGACGGGCTCTCCTTCCGGCTGGAGAGGGGCGCCGCGCTGGGCCTGGTCGGCGAGTCCGGTTCGGGCAAGTCCACCGTGGCGTCGGCCCTGCTGGCGCTGCACCGGGGCACCGGAGCGCACGTCGGCGGCACGGTCCGGGTGGCCGGCGTGGACGTGCAGCGGGCGTCCGACGACGACCTGCGCCGGCTGCGCGGCGGAAAGGCCGCCATGGTCTTCCAGGACCCGTTGTCGTCCCTCGACCCGTACTACGCGGTCGGCGACCAGATCGCCGAGGTGTACCGGGTGCACACGAAGGCGTCCCGGCGGGCGGCACGCGCGCGTGCCGTGCGGGTGCTGGACCGGGTCGGCATCGCCGACGCGGCACGCCGGTCCCGCTCGCGCCCGCACGAGTTCAGCGGCGGTATGCGCCAGCGCGCCCTCATCGCCATGGCGCTGGCCTGCGAGCCCGAGCTCCTGATCGCCGACGAGCCGACCACGGCCCTCGACGTGACCGTCCAGGCCCAGATCCTCGACCTCCTGCACACCCTGCGGCAGGAGACCGGGACGGGGCTGCTGCTGGTCACCCATGACGTCGGGGTCGCGGCCGAGAGCGTCGACGAGATCCTGGTGATGCGGCACGGACGCGCGGTCGAGCACGGCCCGGTCACCGGCGTCCTCGGCGCGCCCCGGGAGCCCTACACCCGCGAACTCCTCGGCGCCGTCCCCCGGGTGGACACCCCCCGGGTGGCCGAGCGGACGGGGTACGACGGACCCGGCGCCGGGCCGGACACGGGCGAGGGGCCCGTCGGGGTCGGCGACGGACCGGGCGGGGACGCACGGCGTCCTGCGGCGCGTGGCGCCGAGCCGGACGACGTCGTCCTCGAAGCGGTCGGGCTCCGGCGGGAGTTCGGGCGCGGGAAGCGGCGGTTCGCGGCCGTCGACGACGTGTCGCTGAGCGTCCGCCGGGGCGAGACCCTCGGGATCGTCGGCGAGAGCGGCAGCGGGAAGACGACCCTCGGAAGGATGCTGGTCGGGCTCCTGGAGCCCACGGCCGGCGTGGTCCGCCACGCGGGGCGCGAGCAGTCCGGCATCCACCCATCGGTGCAGATGGTCTTCCAGGACCCGGTGTCCTCCCTCAACCCCCGGCGGAGCGTGGGCGAGTCCATCGCCGATCCGCTGCGGGCGCGCGGGAGCCGGGAGCGGTGGAGGGACGAGGAGCGCATCCGGGGGCGCGTGAGGGAACTGCTGGAGCGCGTGGGGCTCGAAGGGGCGCACTACGACCGCTACCCGCACGAGTTCAGCGGCGGGCAGCGCCAGCGTGTCGGCATCGCGCGGGCGCTCGCCGCCGAGCCGCACGCCATCGTCTGCGACGAGCCCGTCTCCGCGCTCGACGTCACCACGCAGGCCCAAGTGGTCGCCCTGCTCGGCGAGTTGCAGCGGGAACTCGGGCTGGCCCTGGTGTTCGTGGCACACGATCTCGCGGTCGTGCGCCAGGTCAGCGACCAGGTGGCGGTGATGCGCCGCGGCCGGCTCGTCGAGTACGGTCCCGCCGACGAGGTGTACGAGAGCCCGCGGGACCCGTACACCCGGCAGCTCCTGGCCGCCGTACCGGCGCTGGACCCGGAGGTCGCCGCGCGGCGCCGCGCGGAGCGCAAGGAGCTGTCCCCGGACCCGGCATGA